One genomic region from Prevotella sp. Rep29 encodes:
- a CDS encoding creatininase family protein, translating to MGMETRAFDLSVSTYGEVRQHEYEVVILPWGATEPHNLHLPYWTDSILAHDISVAAAKKAYDDDGVLTMVMPPVGFGAQNPGQRELPFCIHTRQSTQEALLNDIVASLHHQGFRRLLIVNGHGGNQFKGMIRDLNVAFPDMMIASSEWYRQVNAKDYFEHPGDHADEIETSVMMYFHPEWVRLEDAGAGEGRQFRLQALREGSVWMPRDWSRVTKDTGIGNPMASTAEKGKRFVEATIAVYAKFLHEFAAMNDSSQLYE from the coding sequence ATGGGAATGGAAACGCGAGCGTTTGATTTGTCGGTGTCAACATACGGCGAGGTGAGGCAGCATGAATATGAGGTGGTGATTCTCCCTTGGGGAGCTACCGAGCCGCACAACCTGCATCTGCCCTATTGGACGGATAGCATCCTGGCGCACGACATCTCCGTTGCCGCCGCGAAGAAGGCCTACGATGATGACGGCGTGCTGACGATGGTGATGCCGCCGGTGGGATTCGGGGCACAGAATCCGGGGCAGCGCGAATTGCCTTTCTGCATACATACACGCCAATCGACGCAAGAGGCTCTGCTCAACGATATTGTGGCGTCGCTGCATCATCAGGGATTCCGCAGGCTGCTTATTGTGAATGGGCATGGAGGCAATCAGTTCAAGGGGATGATTCGCGATTTGAATGTTGCGTTCCCGGACATGATGATTGCCAGTAGCGAATGGTATAGGCAGGTGAATGCTAAAGACTATTTCGAGCATCCCGGTGACCATGCTGATGAGATAGAGACTTCGGTGATGATGTATTTCCATCCGGAGTGGGTCCGTCTGGAGGATGCAGGAGCAGGGGAAGGGCGCCAGTTCCGTCTGCAGGCATTGCGAGAAGGCAGCGTCTGGATGCCGCGCGACTGGAGTCGTGTCACCAAAGATACGGGCATCGGAAACCCGATGGCATCGACCGCAGAGAAAGGAAAACGTTTTGTGGAGGCAACGATTGCTGTCTATGCCAAATTCCTTCACGAATTTGCAGCAATGAATGATTCTTCGCAGCTCTATGAATGA
- a CDS encoding Fic family protein, which translates to MKEELKKQFLDTLKEYYSLGIADQIDYEKFYLYSIITHSTAIEGSTVTEIENQLLFDEGITAKGRSLQEQMMNLDLKAAYERSMQLASQHTDFSMDILKEMSAIVMKNTGASYNTAQGTFDASKGELRLVGVTAGIGGRSYMNYQKVPTKLSELCQQLNQRRSELRAKSASTRTSVGEHQANDNKYRQTSFQDTDIIEQYLLSFDAHYQLVTIHPWVDGNGRMARLVMNHLQYEFGLVPVKIIKEDKAEYIQALIDAREQESLEPFREFMMEEHIRNITKEIETFKKSLSNDPINLTPDPINTFDDPIKQQLYQAVVADGTLNYAAYAAQLGVSEATVKRRLGELKTDGIIIRVGSNKTGHWEVAKQK; encoded by the coding sequence ATGAAAGAGGAACTGAAAAAACAATTTCTTGATACCCTCAAAGAATATTATTCACTGGGTATTGCAGACCAGATAGATTACGAGAAGTTCTATCTATATTCCATCATTACCCATTCAACAGCCATAGAAGGTTCTACCGTTACTGAGATAGAAAATCAATTACTCTTCGATGAGGGAATTACAGCCAAAGGGCGAAGCCTGCAGGAACAGATGATGAATCTCGACCTGAAAGCAGCATACGAACGCTCTATGCAATTGGCAAGTCAGCATACAGACTTCTCAATGGATATTCTCAAAGAAATGTCTGCCATTGTAATGAAGAATACCGGTGCATCATACAACACAGCACAAGGAACGTTCGACGCTTCAAAAGGTGAGCTACGGCTTGTAGGAGTAACCGCCGGCATTGGTGGACGCTCCTATATGAACTACCAGAAAGTTCCCACCAAACTTTCCGAACTATGCCAACAGCTAAACCAGCGGAGAAGCGAACTCAGAGCAAAGTCAGCTTCGACCAGGACAAGTGTCGGAGAACATCAAGCGAACGATAACAAATATCGGCAAACATCGTTCCAAGACACCGACATCATCGAGCAATACCTGTTGAGCTTTGATGCGCATTATCAGCTTGTAACCATCCATCCATGGGTTGATGGAAATGGTCGCATGGCTCGCCTTGTGATGAACCACTTGCAGTACGAATTCGGACTGGTGCCCGTAAAAATCATCAAGGAGGACAAGGCAGAATATATCCAGGCACTGATTGACGCCCGCGAACAGGAATCGCTTGAACCCTTTCGTGAATTCATGATGGAAGAACATATCCGAAACATCACCAAAGAAATAGAAACGTTTAAGAAATCCCTATCCAATGACCCGATAAATCTCACTCCTGACCCGATAAACACTTTTGATGACCCGATAAAACAACAACTATATCAGGCAGTCGTAGCCGACGGCACTCTCAACTATGCAGCCTATGCCGCCCAGTTAGGAGTATCAGAAGCGACTGTCAAACGCCGCCTTGGAGAGTTAAAGACTGATGGCATAATCATTCGAGTCGGTAGCAATAAGACCGGTCATTGGGAGGTCGCAAAACAAAAATAA